A window of Caldisericum sp. genomic DNA:
TCTGAAATAGGAAGTTCAAAGCTTAAAATTAAACCTAACATATGTTTATTTTCGAAACTTAATCCAAGAATTCCTAGGGCATGGGTTATAAAAAGCGATGAAAGTATTACAGACTTACCAATGTTGGCATCTACTGAATTTTTGGCTTTAAGACCTCATACGCATTTGATAGACTTAGATTATCTGGGATTATGTCTTTTGAGCAAAGTTTTCCTTTCTCAATTTCAGGTTGGTGTTACTGGAGCAACAAGCAGTAGACAAAGATTGAAGCAAGAAGATGTTTTAAATGCTCTCATCCCACTCCCACCCCTTGATGAACAAAAACGCATAGCTAATTACTTACAGGAAGTGCATGAAAAGATACAAGAGCTTAAAGAAGTTCAAACCAGAACAGAAGAAGAAATTAAACTCTTAGAACAATCCATCTTAGAAAAAGCCTTCCG
This region includes:
- a CDS encoding restriction endonuclease subunit S, whose translation is MIDGPYKLPNGWRWVRLGEVCTYEWQTMDPRRYPHQEFLLFSIPAYDNNKQPELRKGSEIGSSKLKIKPNICLFSKLNPRIPRAWVIKSDESITDLPMLASTEFLALRPHTHLIDLDYLGLCLLSKVFLSQFQVGVTGATSSRQRLKQEDVLNALIPLPPLDEQKRIANYLQEVHEKIQELKEVQTRTEEEIKLLEQSILEKAFRGEL